The Candidatus Zixiibacteriota bacterium genome includes a region encoding these proteins:
- the rplP gene encoding 50S ribosomal protein L16, with amino-acid sequence MLMPKRIKYRRHQRGRRRGLAYRGSNIDFGEFGLKALEPAWITNRQIEAARVALTRHIKRGGKIWIRIFPDKPVSKKPLETRMGKGKGAPEFWVAVVKPGRVLFEIEGVPQKLAEEGMRLAASKLPIKTKFVKREAAAA; translated from the coding sequence ATGTTAATGCCAAAAAGAATCAAGTATCGCCGGCATCAGCGCGGCCGTCGCCGGGGGCTGGCCTATCGCGGCAGCAACATCGATTTCGGCGAATTTGGTCTCAAGGCATTAGAGCCGGCCTGGATCACGAATCGCCAGATCGAAGCCGCCCGTGTGGCCCTGACCCGCCACATCAAACGCGGCGGCAAAATCTGGATTCGCATCTTCCCCGATAAGCCGGTCTCGAAAAAACCGCTCGAAACCCGTATGGGCAAGGGCAAAGGCGCCCCGGAATTCTGGGTCGCCGTCGTCAAACCGGGCCGCGTCCTCTTTGAAATCGAGGGCGTTCCCCAGAAACTGGCGGAAGAAGGAATGCGCCTCGCCGCGTCCAAGCTTCCCATCAAAACCAAATTCGTGAAACGCGAAGCCGCGGCGGCGTAA
- the rplV gene encoding 50S ribosomal protein L22 — MYTEATARARFLRMSARKVRLVADLVRGMRVDKALATLNFVQKGAADPVKKVVKSAAANAMSSVGTARLKPEDLTVSTIFVDGGPAYKRYRAASMGRAAPIKHRLCHITVVVSGEAREERRARKAKAAGKETKDVKETKTTKSES, encoded by the coding sequence ATGTACACCGAAGCAACAGCCCGAGCGCGCTTTCTCCGCATGTCCGCCCGTAAGGTGCGCCTGGTCGCCGATCTCGTCCGCGGCATGCGCGTCGATAAGGCGCTGGCAACCCTTAACTTCGTCCAGAAGGGCGCCGCGGATCCGGTGAAGAAAGTCGTCAAATCGGCCGCCGCCAATGCCATGAGCAGCGTCGGCACCGCCCGGCTCAAACCGGAAGACCTGACCGTCTCGACCATCTTCGTCGACGGCGGCCCGGCCTACAAGCGTTACCGCGCCGCCTCGATGGGCCGCGCCGCACCAATCAAGCACCGCCTCTGCCACATCACCGTGGTCGTCAGCGGTGAAGCTCGCGAAGAGCGCCGCGCGCGCAAAGCCAAAGCCGCCGGCAAAGAAACGAAAGACGTGAAAGAAACGAAGACTACCAAGTCTGAAAGCTGA
- the rplN gene encoding 50S ribosomal protein L14, whose amino-acid sequence MIQEYTRLNVADNSGAKRVMCFRILGGSKRRYARIGDIIVCTVKDAIPGGTVKKSEVCRAVVVRTREATRRKDGSTVRFSENAAVIINDQKEPRGTRIFGPVARELREKQFMKIVSLAPEVV is encoded by the coding sequence ATGATTCAGGAATACACGCGGCTAAACGTGGCCGACAACTCGGGCGCGAAGCGCGTGATGTGCTTCCGCATCCTCGGCGGCTCCAAGCGCCGCTACGCCCGCATCGGTGACATCATCGTCTGTACGGTCAAGGATGCCATTCCGGGCGGTACCGTGAAGAAATCGGAAGTCTGCCGCGCCGTCGTCGTGCGGACCCGTGAAGCCACCCGCCGCAAAGACGGCTCGACGGTGCGCTTCTCGGAAAACGCGGCCGTCATTATTAACGATCAAAAAGAGCCGCGCGGCACCCGTATCTTCGGGCCCGTCGCGCGTGAACTCCGCGAAAAGCAGTTTATGAAGATCGTTTCGCTGGCTCCGGAGGTTGTGTAG
- the rplX gene encoding 50S ribosomal protein L24 encodes MRIRKGDTVKVLSGKYRGKTGRVLMVNPEKMRVWVEGVNLVKRHSRPTQKNPKGGIVEKEGSLHLSNVMLMDSKAGQATRVGFEYLRDDRGRVTSKVRVSKKTGEVI; translated from the coding sequence ATGAGAATTCGCAAAGGCGATACGGTGAAAGTCCTCAGCGGCAAGTACCGCGGCAAGACCGGCCGCGTCCTGATGGTCAACCCGGAGAAAATGCGGGTCTGGGTCGAAGGCGTCAACCTGGTCAAGCGCCATAGCCGCCCGACGCAGAAGAACCCCAAGGGCGGAATTGTTGAGAAAGAAGGCTCCTTGCACTTGTCCAACGTCATGCTGATGGACAGCAAGGCCGGCCAGGCGACTCGCGTCGGTTTCGAATACCTGCGCGACGACAGAGGCCGCGTCACCTCGAAAGTTCGCGTGAGCAAGAAGACGGGAGAAGTGATCTGA
- a CDS encoding type Z 30S ribosomal protein S14 — MAKTCLIKKQERKPKFASRAYNRCRRCGRPRAFIRRFGVCRICFRELALAGDLPGVVKASW, encoded by the coding sequence TTGGCCAAAACCTGTCTGATTAAGAAGCAGGAACGCAAACCGAAGTTTGCGTCGCGCGCCTACAACCGCTGCCGTCGCTGCGGCCGCCCGCGCGCCTTCATTCGCCGCTTCGGCGTCTGCCGCATCTGCTTCCGCGAACTGGCGCTCGCCGGCGACCTGCCGGGCGTCGTCAAGGCGAGTTGGTAG
- the rpsH gene encoding 30S ribosomal protein S8, whose amino-acid sequence MTTTDPIADMLTRIRNGCKAKMKKVDVPASRVKREIARLLEEHRFVKKTVEVKDDKQGILRIYLRYTKNDEPVIRGIRRVSRPGLRQYHGKDKLHRMRFQMGVTIVSTSRGLMTNDEAVREGVGGEALCYVW is encoded by the coding sequence ATGACTACCACCGATCCCATTGCGGATATGTTGACCCGCATCCGAAACGGATGCAAAGCCAAAATGAAAAAGGTCGACGTCCCCGCGTCGCGCGTCAAACGCGAGATCGCCCGCTTGCTCGAAGAGCATCGGTTTGTCAAGAAGACCGTCGAGGTCAAGGACGACAAACAGGGCATCCTGCGCATCTACCTGCGCTATACCAAGAACGATGAACCCGTCATTCGCGGCATCCGCCGCGTCTCGCGCCCCGGCTTGCGCCAATACCATGGCAAAGACAAGCTCCATCGCATGCGCTTCCAGATGGGCGTTACCATCGTCTCCACCTCGCGTGGACTCATGACCAACGACGAGGCGGTCCGCGAAGGCGTCGGCGGCGAAGCGCTGTGCTACGTCTGGTAG
- the rpsC gene encoding 30S ribosomal protein S3, which produces MGQKTHPVGIRLGIIRSWNSKWFAERNVGDLVAQDIKIRRYIDQRLENAGLANIEILRDPKKVTVDIHTSRPGIVIGRKGIEVDKLREELRLLANSDVTLNIIEVKRPELSARLVADSIARQLEGRISFRRAMKKSLSATMKMGAEGIKIMCGGRLGGAEIARSEKYMEGRVPLHTLRADIDYSTSTAHTAYGCIGVKVWICRGEILDRMGAATERKSDDQSQQQAPQRDDRRRFDRQDRGRGDRGDRGGRRGGPQQPQARGRIRKTRHQDDQSGDRGPAKQ; this is translated from the coding sequence TTGGGTCAGAAGACACACCCGGTAGGTATCCGACTGGGAATCATCCGCAGCTGGAATTCGAAATGGTTTGCCGAACGCAACGTCGGTGACCTCGTTGCCCAGGACATCAAAATCCGCCGGTACATCGATCAGCGGCTGGAAAACGCCGGCCTCGCCAACATCGAGATTCTCCGGGACCCCAAAAAGGTCACCGTGGATATCCATACCTCGCGTCCGGGCATCGTGATCGGTCGCAAGGGGATCGAAGTTGACAAGCTGCGCGAAGAGCTGCGGCTGCTCGCCAATAGCGACGTGACCCTCAATATCATCGAAGTCAAGCGGCCGGAACTCTCTGCCCGTCTGGTGGCCGACTCGATCGCCCGCCAGTTGGAAGGCCGTATCAGCTTCCGGCGGGCCATGAAGAAGTCCCTCAGCGCCACCATGAAGATGGGCGCCGAAGGCATCAAGATCATGTGCGGCGGCCGCCTCGGCGGCGCCGAAATCGCCCGCTCCGAAAAGTACATGGAAGGCCGGGTGCCGTTGCACACCCTCCGCGCCGATATCGACTACTCCACCTCGACTGCCCATACCGCCTACGGCTGTATCGGCGTCAAGGTCTGGATCTGTCGCGGCGAAATCCTGGATCGCATGGGCGCGGCCACCGAGCGCAAAAGCGACGATCAGTCGCAGCAGCAAGCGCCGCAGCGCGATGATCGCCGGCGGTTTGACCGCCAGGATCGCGGCCGCGGTGATCGCGGCGACCGCGGCGGCCGGCGGGGTGGTCCCCAGCAACCGCAGGCGCGCGGGCGCATCCGCAAAACCCGCCATCAGGATGATCAGTCAGGCGACCGGGGGCCGGCCAAACAATAG
- the rpsQ gene encoding 30S ribosomal protein S17 → MQKTITVQMERTMKHPLYSRVIKSRSKLYAHDEKNEAGIGDKVLVMETRPLSKLKRWRLVKVLEKAV, encoded by the coding sequence ATGCAGAAAACCATCACCGTCCAGATGGAACGCACCATGAAGCACCCGCTGTACTCGCGCGTGATCAAGAGCCGCTCCAAGCTGTACGCCCACGACGAGAAGAACGAAGCCGGCATCGGTGATAAAGTGCTGGTCATGGAAACTCGGCCGCTGTCCAAGCTCAAACGCTGGCGGCTGGTCAAGGTACTTGAGAAGGCGGTATAG
- the rplF gene encoding 50S ribosomal protein L6, with translation MSRIGKAPVSVPDKVKIEIKGSDVKVTGPKGTLERTLHPSMKLTLDKNVVTVERPGDSKFHRALHGLTRQLIFNMVKGVTDGFQRELEIQGVGYRAEQVGKNLKILVGYSHPILVRPVPGITLALDDPTHIRVSGIDKELVGLTAAKIRGFRPPEPYKGKGIRYKNEVVRKKAGKTAA, from the coding sequence ATGTCGAGAATAGGCAAAGCACCGGTCTCCGTGCCGGACAAGGTCAAGATCGAGATCAAGGGCAGTGACGTCAAAGTCACCGGCCCCAAGGGAACGCTGGAACGGACCCTGCACCCCTCGATGAAGCTCACGCTGGATAAAAACGTCGTTACCGTTGAGCGGCCCGGCGACAGCAAATTCCACCGCGCCCTCCACGGCCTCACCCGCCAGTTGATCTTCAACATGGTCAAGGGTGTCACCGACGGCTTCCAGCGCGAACTGGAAATCCAGGGCGTCGGTTACCGCGCCGAGCAGGTGGGCAAGAATCTGAAAATCCTGGTCGGATATTCCCATCCGATCCTGGTCCGTCCCGTCCCCGGCATTACGCTGGCTCTGGACGACCCGACCCACATCCGCGTGTCGGGCATCGATAAAGAACTGGTCGGCTTGACCGCCGCCAAAATTCGCGGCTTCCGTCCGCCCGAGCCGTACAAGGGCAAGGGCATTCGCTATAAGAACGAGGTCGTTCGCAAGAAGGCCGGAAAGACCGCAGCTTAG
- the rplR gene encoding 50S ribosomal protein L18 codes for MADKIANKQWMQHRRQLRVRKKVLGTPARPRLTVFRSTRNVYAQLIDDIAGVTLVSCSSIDKDMIETVKAAKKKSELSVLVGEGVAKKALAKGIENVVFDRNRYEYHGRIKAVADGARKAGLKF; via the coding sequence ATGGCAGATAAGATCGCAAACAAACAGTGGATGCAGCACCGGCGCCAGTTGCGCGTGCGCAAGAAAGTCCTCGGCACGCCGGCCCGGCCGCGCTTGACCGTCTTTCGCTCGACACGCAATGTCTACGCCCAATTGATCGACGATATCGCCGGCGTCACGCTCGTCTCCTGTTCGAGCATCGACAAAGACATGATCGAAACGGTCAAAGCCGCCAAGAAAAAATCCGAACTGTCGGTCTTGGTCGGCGAAGGCGTCGCTAAAAAAGCGCTCGCGAAAGGGATCGAAAACGTCGTCTTCGATCGTAATCGCTATGAATACCACGGCCGCATCAAGGCCGTCGCGGACGGCGCCCGCAAAGCTGGTTTGAAGTTTTAG
- the rpmC gene encoding 50S ribosomal protein L29, translating to MKVELIRDLTRDEVLQKKRELEEELFNLRLKKKTKQAQNPVRMRFLRRDLARIMTVLREEDLGIKKLAENATLSLDKKE from the coding sequence ATGAAAGTCGAATTGATACGCGACCTGACGCGCGATGAAGTCCTGCAGAAAAAACGCGAGCTCGAAGAAGAACTCTTCAACCTCCGTCTTAAGAAGAAAACCAAGCAGGCGCAAAACCCGGTGCGCATGCGCTTCCTGCGCCGCGACCTGGCCCGCATCATGACGGTCCTGCGCGAAGAAGACCTGGGAATCAAAAAGCTCGCTGAAAATGCGACGCTTTCGTTGGATAAGAAGGAGTAA
- the rpsS gene encoding 30S ribosomal protein S19: MARSLKKGPFIDQSLMNKILAMNAAGDKKVVKTWSRRSTISPEFVGHTLAIHNGNKFIPVYVTENMVGHKLGEFAPTRTFRGHSGQKLTEKTTKVAPAPAAPAPPSK, translated from the coding sequence ATGGCACGTTCTCTGAAGAAGGGTCCATTTATTGACCAGAGTCTCATGAACAAGATTTTGGCGATGAACGCCGCCGGCGACAAGAAAGTCGTCAAGACATGGTCGCGTCGCTCCACGATCTCCCCGGAATTCGTCGGGCATACGCTCGCGATTCATAATGGCAATAAGTTCATCCCGGTTTACGTCACCGAAAATATGGTCGGTCACAAACTGGGTGAATTCGCCCCGACCCGCACGTTCCGCGGTCATTCGGGACAAAAGTTAACTGAGAAGACGACCAAGGTCGCGCCGGCGCCCGCCGCTCCGGCTCCGCCGAGCAAGTGA
- the rplE gene encoding 50S ribosomal protein L5 produces the protein MARLKEFYRNEVVPRLLKEGGYKNVMEVPKIEKIVVNIGLGEAIQNAKAMEAATGDLTTVTGQKPLVRRAKKAISNFKLREGMPIGVAVTLRRERMYEFLDRLVTVAFPRVRDFRGISPKSFDGRGNYTIGLKEQIIFPEIDYDKIDKIRGMNITIVTSAKTDEEALRLLTFMKLPFRKS, from the coding sequence ATGGCACGGCTGAAAGAGTTTTATAGGAACGAAGTTGTACCGCGTTTGCTCAAAGAAGGCGGATACAAGAACGTGATGGAAGTTCCGAAGATCGAAAAGATCGTCGTGAACATCGGGCTCGGCGAGGCGATTCAAAACGCCAAGGCGATGGAAGCCGCCACCGGCGACTTGACCACCGTCACCGGCCAGAAGCCGCTGGTGCGGCGCGCCAAGAAAGCGATCTCGAACTTCAAGCTGCGCGAAGGCATGCCGATTGGCGTCGCCGTCACCTTGCGCCGCGAACGGATGTACGAGTTCCTCGATCGCCTGGTCACCGTCGCGTTTCCGCGCGTCCGCGACTTCCGCGGAATTTCGCCCAAGTCGTTCGACGGCCGCGGCAATTACACCATCGGCCTGAAAGAGCAAATTATCTTCCCGGAAATTGACTACGATAAAATCGACAAGATCCGGGGCATGAATATCACGATTGTTACCTCGGCGAAAACGGACGAAGAGGCCCTGCGCCTGCTGACGTTCATGAAATTGCCGTTCCGAAAGTCGTAA